A region of Stigmatopora nigra isolate UIUO_SnigA chromosome 6, RoL_Snig_1.1, whole genome shotgun sequence DNA encodes the following proteins:
- the LOC144197717 gene encoding myosin-binding protein C, cardiac-type-like, which translates to MATATPWNWPRLLSSRPNWVRSQKPSAPLAVVVSAITKDSCVLSWKPPLSDGGSKIKSYCLEKKQKKDKKEWGEWTPVTTGEIKQTVFSVKHLSEGAEYVFRVKCENLGGQSDYSEESGAIVPATAVDVRAPAFKEELRNMSVKYKSNATLVCKITGQPKPVIKWFRRGKEMCSDGTKIKIQEFKGGYHQLVVAQADEEDSTIYQIRATNQGGSICATVSLDVEVPAKINSPRT; encoded by the exons ATGGCAACAGCAACCCCCTGGAACTGGCCTCGCCTATTGTCATCAAGACCCAATTGGGTGCGTTCGC AGAAACCATCTGCGCCTCTGGCAGTGGTGGTTTCTGCCATCACCAAGGACTCCTGCGTGCTTTCCTGGAAGCCTCCGCTCAGCGACGGCGGCTCCAAAATCAAGAGCTATTGCCTGGAGAAGAAGCAAAAGAAGGACAAGAAGGAATGGGGCGAATGGACGCCCGTGACCACGGGCGAGATCAAACAGACGGTCTTCTCCGTCAAGCATTTGTCGGAGGGCGCCGAGTACGTGTTCCGGGTCAAGTGCGAGAACCTCGGGGGACAGAGTGACTACAGCGAGGAGAGTGGCGCCATCGTGCCGGCCACGGCCGTCGACGTCCGCGCGCCCGCTTTCAAGGAGGAGCTGAGGAACATGAGCGTGAAGTACAAGAGCAACGCCACGCTGGTCTGCAAGATCACGGGACAACCCAAACCCGTGATCAAATGGTTCCGACGAGGAAAGGAGATGTGTTCGGATGGAACCAAGATCAAGATCCAGGAATTCAAGGGAGGTTACCACCAATTGGTCGTCGCCCAAGCTGACGAGGAGGACTCCACCATCTACCAGATCAGGGCCACTAACCAAGGAGGGTCCATTTGCGCTACCGTCTCTCTGGATGTCGAAG TTCCTGCTAAGATCAACTCCCCAAGAACCTGA